One genomic window of Melitaea cinxia chromosome 10, ilMelCinx1.1, whole genome shotgun sequence includes the following:
- the LOC123657356 gene encoding RAD50-interacting protein 1: MSNNSIKMKCNLNEDVKKDIIKNLNIKIGSDINNLGNLSEIENDLLNKREHLENCLHAASDEAPKNITSAIRTAELSLMQIEKLKEKKSLLVEKVNSFLIKTDPLMAELDKRFSIIHRLEDVNAYFQSYVKLEELSNQMRQCKDDEELVSLYEEMVEMCKQRYKPNWTAYVKSYTHYWHNILKDNLIRHYEDILKALKWPFTSSAESTPIPKEVLNKFNNLTRYLFLIQEPIDVCSESVSGDSTPEQNPCLPVKVLLQPLKKRFIFHFTGSRQTARIDRPEWFLTQTLTWIKDHQKFIMNNVQLIAKKLEMRNINAVDQFNAGLIALATERLHTVLAIYHTQGAKGEIVDVDAAFAHAVDETLGFHKELKTITDNEVDNVLSVLTKAETFVRWLAVEKKYALAKMDEMLDSEQWIEPVAAGVGAAVGSVVWVPRGADWFVSLLKTIEDRYTVLPQPGHRLQFLELQLELIEEWRIRLTQLISAAASTLKLNTFLISGTHPIIAIVNTAHYTRTVLLQWAHSLHYLQLHYYRRQFQHFTQQQHRENESESSTSSEDDDDSDDENTRQDGKYEEGDETFSLNDVEQRANKLALNEVTRRSSLMNSSQYDITPITNLAVAEPLDDEDTEEAGVFGDAPALLAHLRDSGMAVMTEYVLLEFKANSRNYKNQKWHAMLTLEQAALSVSGALCGPLAALCARLACAARALAPPLAAQLRAHVAAHLDVYVYEEVVLESWFNTGGTIQFTHDVKRNLVPAFAPPNKNASQLNQLPRLLEACKLLNLDYEDAHRIRSQLAKQPSQAVISLNELGIYHIPSKEALRILNQRTDLSDSSSPSSVMELF; the protein is encoded by the exons ATGTCTAATAATTCTATCAAGATGAAGTGCAATTTAAATGAGGATGTTAAAaaagacataataaaaaatcttaacatTAAAATTGGTAGTGATATAAATAACTTGGGGAATTTGAGTGAAATagaaaatgatttattaaataaaagagaaCATCTTGAAAATTGC ttgcATGCTGCAAGTGATGAGGCGCCGAAAAATATAACTTCTGCTATCAGAACAGCTGAATTAAGCTTAATGCAAATAgagaaattaaaagaaaaaaaatcattactagTGGAGAAAGTAAACAGCTTTCTAATTAAAACAGATCCATTAATGGCAGAACTTGATAAAAGATTTTCAATCATTCATAGATTGGAGGATGTTAATGCATATTTTCAGTCATATGTTAAACTTGAAGAACTGAG TAACCAAATGAGGCAATGCAAAGATGACGAAGAACTAGTATCGCTTTATGAAGAAATGGTGGAAATGTGCAAACAGCGATATAAACCGAATTGGACTGCTTATGTCAAATCGTACACACATTACTGGCACAATATTTTGAAAGATAATCTTATAAG aCACTATGAAGACATACTTAAGGCATTAAAGTGGCCGTTCACTTCATCTGCAGAAAGTACACCAATTCCAAaagaagtattaaataaatttaataatctcacaagatatctatttttaatacaggaACCAATAGACGTTTGTAGTGAATCGGTTTCAGGTGATTCAACCCCAG AACAAAATCCCTGTCTACCAGTAAAAGTCTTATTACAACCTTTGAAAAAACGATTTATATTCCACTTTACGGGGTCCCGACAGACTGCTAGAATTGATAGACCAGAGTGGTTTCTTACTCAGACTTTAACGTGGATAAAAGATCACCAGAAATTCATAATGAATAATGTTCAACTAATAGCCAAGAAGCTCGAGATGCGAAACATTAATGCTGTG gATCAGTTTAACGCAGGATTGATAGCTTTAGCAACTGAAAGACTTCACACTGTCTTAGCAATCTATCACACACAAGGTGCAAAAGGGGAAATAGTTGATGTGGACGCAGCGTTCGCACATGCTGTGGACGAGACTTTAGGTTTCCATAAAGAATTAAAGACAATCACTGACAATGAGGTTGACAATGTTTTATCTGTGTTGACCAAAGCTGAAACATTTGTACGGTGGTTAGCTGTGGAAAAGAAAT atGCCCTAGCAAAAATGGACGAGATGTTAGACAGCGAACAGTGGATAGAACCAGTGGCTGCAGGAGTGGGTGCAGCGGTGGGCTCAGTGGTGTGGGTGCCGCGTGGGGCGGACTGGTTCGTTTCCCTGCTGAAGACCATCGAGGATAGATATACCGTACTACCGCAGCCTGGACATCG ATTACAGTTTTTAGAGCTTCAGCTAGAACTAATCGAAGAATGGCGTATACGTCTAACACAGTTGATTAGTGCGGCCGCTTCCACACTGAAGCTCAATACGTTCCTCATATCTGGAACACACCCAATCATCGCGATCGTCAACACCGCTCATTACACTAGAACTGTGCTATTACAGTGGGCTCATTCTTTG CATTACCTACAACTGCATTACTACAGGCGCCAATTCCAACATTTTACGCAGCAACAACACAGGGAAAATGAAAGCGAATCCTCGACCAGTTCTGAGGACGATGATGATTCTGACGATGAAAATACTAGACAAGATGGTAAGT ATGAAGAAGGCGATGAAACTTTCTCATTGAATGACGTCGAGCAACGCGCTAACAAGTTGGCCCTAAACGAGGTGACAAGAAGAAGTTCTTTAATGAATTCGAGTCAGTATGACATT ACACCAATAACAAATTTAGCAGTGGCTGAACCTTTAGATGATGAAGATACAGAGGAGGCTGGAGTGTTTGGAGACGCTCCTGCGCTCCTCGCGCATCTTAGAGACTCGGGCATGGCCGTGATGACCGAATATGTCTTGCTCGAATTTAAAGCCAATAGTCGAAACTACAAGAACCAGAA ATGGCACGCGATGCTGACGCTGGAGCAGGCGGCGCTGAGCGTGTCGGGCGCGCTGTGCGGGCCGCTGGCGGCGCTGTGCGCGCGCCTCGCCTGCGCCGCGCGCGCCCTGGCGCCGCCGCTCGCCGCGCAGCTGCGCGCGCACGTCGCCGCGCACCTCGACGTCTACGTCTACGAG GAGGTGGTACTGGAAAGTTGGTTCAATACAGGCGGAACCATACAGTTCACTCATGACGTAAAGAGGAACCTTGTACCCGCGTTTGCGCCCCCTAACAAGAATGCGTCGCAACTTAATCAATTGCCAAG GCTTCTAGAGGCATGTAAACTCCTCAACTTGGACTACGAGGATGCTCATCGAATTCGTTCTCAACTGGCCAAACAGCCGAGCCAAGCCGTTATATCCCTGAACGAGCTGGGCATCTACCACATACCATCCAAAGAGGCTTTGAGGATCCTCAACCAGAGAACCGACCTCAGTGATTCCAGTTCTCCATCATCAGTGATGGAATTATTTTGA
- the LOC123657419 gene encoding putative inorganic phosphate cotransporter: MTKQVSVFIIPQRWVMAIMGFLAVANAYTMRVCLNIAITQMVRRHAPTQAYEDGSCPAPDLDEVVADHTEINGYNWDEETQGIILSAFYYGYIVTHLPGGMLAERFGGKYSLGFGVLSTAVFTLFTPWAVSLGGATGLIILRVLEGLGEGTTFPALNAMLARWAPVSERGRMGSLVFGGAQIGNIAGTYFSGLVIKQTGEWQSVFYLFGSIGILWFILWALLCYNDPESHPYISDKEKKYLEEALGRHNNSQPSSIPWKAIFMSVPLWALVCAQIGHDYGYFTMVTDLPKYMTGVLKFDIHETGTLAALPYAVMWISSILFGWICDKIVKRQWLTVTNARKTFTTIASVGPGICMILASYSGCNTEAVVILFTASMGLMGAFYPGMKVNALDLSSNFAGTIMAIVNGIGAITGIIAPYLVGLLTPDSTLTQWRLVFWITLAVFIVTNLVFVAWASGDEQWWNSPSQDTKQQEVEAATNQSINSEVKL, translated from the exons TTTTTATAATACCGCAACGATGGGTTATGGCGATAATGGGATTCCTCGCAGTTGCAAATGCATACACGATGCGGGTCTGTCTGAACATTGCGATAACACAGATGGTGAGAAGACACGCCCCTACACAAGCATATGAGGACGGCTCCTGTCCTGCTCCTGATCTGGATGAAGTGGTTGCTGATCATACA gaaATAAACGGATATAACTGGGATGAAGAGACACAAGGCATAATTCTTAGTGCTTTCTACTATGGATACATAGTCACTCACTTACCAGGCGGTATGCTCGCTGAAAGGTTTGGTGGGAAGTATTCCCTCGGTTTCGGCGTCCTTAGCACAGCTGTATTCACACTATTTACACCTTGGGCAGTTAGCTTAGGAGGCGCCACTGGGCTTATCATTTTAAGAGTTCTTGAAGGACTTGGCGAG GGTACAACATTTCCGGCGTTAAACGCAATGTTAGCCAGATGGGCACCTGTATCTGAAAGAGGACGTATGGGTTCTTTAGTATTTGGAGGAGCTCAAATTGGCAATATTGCAGGCACATATTTCTCAGGACTTGTTATCAAACAAACTGGCGAATGGCAATCAGTATTTTATCTATTTGGTAGCATCGGTATACTCTGGTTCATTTTATGG gcATTACTTTGCTACAACGACCCCGAATCTCATCCCTATATCTctgacaaagaaaaaaaatatcttgaagaAGCTCTTGGCAGACATAATAACAGTCAACCATCTTCAATTCCTTGGAAAGCCATTTTTATGTCTGTTCCTCTTTGGGCTCTTGTTTGCGCACAG ATCGGTCACGACTACGGATATTTCACGATGGTGACAGATCTTCCAAAGTACATGACTGGAGTATTAAAATTCGATATTCATGAGACTGGAACGCTTGCTGCTCTGCCCTATGCAGTTATGTGGATCAGTTCGATACTGTTTGGATGGATCTGTGATAAAATAGTTAAGCGGCAATGGCTGACTGTGACCAATGCGAGGAAGACTTTTACTACAATAG CTTCCGTTGGTCCAGGAATATGTATGATATTGGCCTCGTATTCTGGCTGCAATACAGAGGCTGTCGTAATTCTTTTCACTGCATCTATGGGTCTAATGGGAGCCTTCTACCCCGGCATGAAAGTAAACGCATTGGATTTGAGCAGCAATTTCGCGGGTACGATAATGGCGATTGTCAACGGTATTGGAGCAATTACTGGTATCATCGCGCCCTATTTAGTGGGATTGTTGACACCTGAT AGTACCTTAACACAATGGCGATTGGTATTTTGGATAACATTAGCCGTTTTTATCGTAACCAACCTAGTGTTTGTTGCGTGGGCCTCTGGCGATGAGCAGTGGTGGAACTCTCCATCTCAAGACACGAAACAACAAGAAGTTGAAGCAGCTACGAACCAGTCAATTAACAGTGAagtgaaattgtaa